In one Leptospira levettii genomic region, the following are encoded:
- a CDS encoding MBOAT family O-acyltransferase: MLFNSLEFLVFFFITIIIGNILKNRWQRLFFLLASYYFYMAWQPSSISCSAMADSGLKYFSDRMYCDLKINPYVFILVFSTFIDYFAARAIESKQDGDSKRGWLLVLSLVVNIGTLGFFKYTDFLLGVINDIHLLGSFQFEKQNIILPVGISFYTFQSMSYTIDVYNRKIEARKSFLDFALYVAFFPQLVAGPIVRAETFFRDLDYRLSVHKEHIEAAFALILIGFTRKIVFADNLAKVVDSTFANYQNLNSIEIWTGALAFGWQIYFDFAGYTDIAIGVARLFGFQFNANFNFPMSCKNIADHWSRWHISFSTWIRDYIYIPLGGSRVSVIMYIRNIMITWLFAGLWHGAAYHYVGWGLWQGTMLLTHKFYGDTPVSKFLNEKGGKSYELFSRVFTMFCLAFGFIMFRAETMEKAIPMMKALLFINDSGVPVTRWMNYRFGILLVICFTASYIFSKRQIPTLLTGSWMKYSIFVIVNLLLLLLFGVTESQNFLYFQF, encoded by the coding sequence ATGTTATTCAACTCACTCGAATTTTTAGTCTTCTTTTTTATAACCATTATCATTGGTAATATACTAAAAAATAGATGGCAAAGGTTATTCTTCTTACTTGCCAGTTATTATTTTTACATGGCATGGCAACCATCGTCAATTTCATGTTCGGCGATGGCAGACAGTGGATTAAAATACTTCTCAGACAGAATGTATTGTGATCTAAAAATCAATCCATATGTATTTATTTTAGTATTCTCAACTTTCATCGACTATTTTGCAGCAAGAGCGATTGAATCAAAACAAGATGGTGATTCCAAACGAGGATGGTTACTTGTTTTATCTCTGGTTGTTAACATTGGAACACTTGGTTTTTTCAAATACACCGATTTTTTATTAGGTGTGATAAATGATATCCACTTATTAGGTTCCTTTCAATTCGAAAAACAAAACATCATCTTACCAGTTGGAATCTCCTTTTATACATTCCAATCTATGAGTTACACGATTGATGTTTACAATCGTAAAATTGAAGCTCGCAAATCTTTTTTAGATTTTGCATTATATGTGGCTTTTTTTCCTCAATTGGTTGCTGGTCCAATCGTTCGCGCCGAAACTTTTTTCCGTGATTTAGATTATCGACTCAGTGTCCATAAAGAACATATTGAAGCCGCCTTTGCTTTGATTCTAATAGGATTTACGAGAAAAATTGTATTTGCTGATAACCTAGCTAAGGTTGTTGATTCGACTTTTGCAAACTATCAAAATCTAAATTCCATCGAGATTTGGACTGGCGCATTGGCATTTGGATGGCAAATCTATTTTGATTTTGCGGGTTATACTGATATCGCCATCGGAGTTGCTCGTTTGTTCGGATTCCAATTTAATGCAAATTTCAACTTCCCAATGTCATGTAAGAATATTGCGGACCATTGGTCACGTTGGCATATTTCTTTTTCAACATGGATTCGTGACTACATCTACATTCCGTTAGGTGGTTCTCGGGTGAGTGTCATAATGTATATCAGAAATATCATGATCACTTGGTTATTTGCAGGATTGTGGCATGGTGCTGCTTATCATTATGTGGGATGGGGATTATGGCAAGGAACTATGTTACTTACTCATAAGTTCTACGGTGATACCCCTGTTTCAAAATTCTTAAATGAAAAAGGTGGAAAATCATACGAACTATTCTCTCGGGTATTTACCATGTTTTGTTTAGCATTTGGTTTTATCATGTTTAGAGCAGAGACAATGGAAAAAGCAATTCCGATGATGAAAGCTTTGTTATTTATCAACGATTCAGGAGTTCCCGTTACACGATGGATGAATTATCGATTTGGGATACTGTTAGTCATTTGTTTTACTGCAAGTTACATTTTCTCTAAGAGACAAATCCCAACTTTACTAACGGGCAGTTGGATGAAATATTCAATTTTTGTTATCGTGAATCTATTACTTTTACTATTATTTGGAGTAACAGAAAGTCAGAACTTCCTCTACTTTCAATTTTAA
- a CDS encoding nucleotide pyrophosphohydrolase — translation MDQNDITLNQLQNEVNDWIQTIGVRYFSELTNLAILVEEVGELSRLMARKYGDQSFKSGESAEQIPSEIGDILFVLTCLANQMGISLQDVITSTIQKNTKRDLNRHKNNPKL, via the coding sequence TTGGATCAAAATGATATCACTCTCAATCAGTTACAAAACGAAGTAAACGATTGGATACAAACCATTGGTGTTCGTTATTTTTCTGAACTCACAAATTTAGCAATTCTTGTTGAAGAAGTGGGTGAATTATCTCGATTGATGGCTAGAAAGTATGGTGACCAATCGTTCAAGTCAGGTGAATCTGCAGAACAAATCCCAAGTGAAATTGGAGACATTTTATTTGTTTTAACTTGCCTTGCTAATCAAATGGGGATTTCTCTTCAAGATGTAATCACATCAACCATTCAAAAAAACACGAAACGTGATTTAAATCGCCATAAAAATAATCCAAAACTTTAA
- a CDS encoding Kelch repeat-containing protein yields MNKIYFSIVFLLFGCLVPGEFKNVFDPKSISGLLLASVGNAGAFECKEKSNTKSFGNIDQVLLQCNRELASLDTSFLADLNEQTFSNISFTKIGNDQLLIQFDPITSDGCYEVNLSSVVSGLGETLSESKYPIIVDTQLPTVSLVSYLPITDYTFFTARYWDFESSEPLNQFGLPSISGKLAPFIVFRSIQKISDTKFRVYFETNFTSNEPGSITFSFPNATDKALNVVTNTITIRLIGLVAGPYLNFGRSEFDAFQNQNGDVIAIYGYNSSAEILRRGSNSFQLTNPSLPEIHRGERGVMLDGKRLLITGGIKFSVATSLTESYIFDTETTAFTQSGSMVEPRHMHDIVKLPNGKVMVIGGIRDFTPANPSLYFTTLNTAEIYDPSTETFTQLSNRLKTPRSFSCSVVLNDGRVMIIGGTDGIFAPKDTTEFFDPNTETFSWGPSLPTPVGALKCLKLSDGNVLIYGAQLSNLSNATMLYDVTKNRIITVANSLYRREWSFALELPDGGVLFYGGAYRYNTSEPSRMIEKLDYAKSNSFYEMGMSRISVSKHSGVKFSDGTFLFLGGESGGLLNHGTDYYGLSE; encoded by the coding sequence TTGAATAAAATTTATTTCTCAATTGTGTTTTTGTTATTTGGATGTCTTGTCCCTGGTGAATTTAAGAATGTTTTTGACCCAAAATCAATTTCAGGTCTTTTGCTTGCATCAGTTGGGAATGCAGGTGCATTTGAATGCAAAGAAAAGTCAAATACCAAATCCTTTGGCAATATTGATCAGGTATTATTGCAATGTAACCGAGAACTTGCATCCTTAGACACTTCATTCCTTGCCGATTTAAACGAACAAACTTTTTCAAATATTAGTTTTACCAAAATAGGCAATGATCAGCTTTTGATTCAATTTGATCCCATCACAAGTGACGGTTGTTATGAAGTTAATTTGTCTAGCGTTGTATCTGGATTAGGTGAAACATTATCTGAAAGTAAATATCCTATTATTGTAGATACACAACTACCAACAGTTAGTTTAGTTTCGTATCTACCGATTACCGATTATACATTTTTTACAGCTCGTTATTGGGACTTTGAAAGTTCAGAACCACTCAATCAATTTGGACTTCCTTCCATAAGTGGAAAATTGGCCCCTTTTATTGTATTTCGTTCCATCCAGAAGATTAGTGATACTAAATTTCGCGTTTATTTTGAAACTAATTTTACATCGAATGAACCTGGCTCCATTACATTTAGTTTCCCTAATGCAACTGACAAAGCACTAAATGTTGTAACGAATACTATCACGATACGACTCATAGGACTAGTTGCAGGACCATACTTAAATTTTGGACGTTCTGAATTTGATGCATTTCAAAATCAAAATGGGGATGTAATTGCAATTTATGGATATAATTCCAGCGCAGAAATCCTTCGACGTGGGTCAAATTCCTTCCAACTAACAAATCCTAGTTTGCCTGAAATCCATCGTGGTGAAAGAGGAGTGATGTTAGATGGGAAACGATTGCTGATAACAGGTGGGATCAAATTCTCTGTGGCGACTTCTCTCACTGAAAGTTATATTTTTGATACAGAAACCACAGCTTTTACCCAATCTGGTTCTATGGTTGAGCCAAGGCACATGCATGATATTGTAAAGTTACCGAATGGAAAGGTTATGGTGATTGGTGGTATTAGAGATTTTACACCAGCTAATCCAAGTTTGTATTTTACTACATTAAATACTGCTGAAATTTATGATCCAAGTACCGAAACATTCACTCAGCTTTCTAATCGGTTAAAAACTCCACGTTCATTCTCATGTTCTGTAGTATTGAATGATGGAAGAGTGATGATCATTGGTGGAACTGACGGAATTTTTGCCCCAAAAGATACAACCGAGTTTTTTGATCCAAATACAGAAACATTTAGTTGGGGACCGAGTTTACCAACACCAGTTGGCGCCTTAAAATGTTTAAAACTTTCTGATGGAAATGTTTTGATTTATGGTGCACAATTGTCAAATTTAAGTAATGCAACGATGTTATATGATGTTACAAAGAATCGAATAATAACCGTTGCAAATTCATTATATAGAAGAGAATGGAGTTTTGCTTTAGAACTTCCAGATGGAGGAGTTCTATTTTATGGTGGAGCTTATCGTTATAATACAAGTGAACCAAGTCGTATGATCGAAAAATTGGATTATGCCAAGAGTAATAGTTTTTATGAAATGGGAATGTCTAGGATCAGTGTATCCAAACATAGTGGTGTAAAATTTTCAGATGGAACCTTCTTGTTTTTAGGAGGAGAATCTGGTGGATTATTGAATCATGGAACTGATTATTATGGACTAAGCGAATAG
- a CDS encoding Kelch repeat-containing protein: MGKIRFLFFALLMVSCRIPSGSNPLDPSSPVNLGLLMLGGDSVVQMEFSSNRVQPGGVLYVSTNHDFTTKADGLRLPISNSGMNPISQVIPRSKYLYEIRMSPSVTTGKFTLNLKDYYLNESLLVNPESFEFEIDSNPPLLQLKTGNSIDISELQTGFLDVEANEEIVWEGNLSQVSLSGNAKNTLVVSDIIVSQKNIRLLFAGNPNANGGILTISFNGVKDKASNTQGTIAVPVKVFAFKSGPNMNIARRSCVGMELNDGRKMVLGGRAKSGVLINGNGTLSSTEYYNSVTKEFTFAPDMIYRRQEFAIVKLLDGRFLVSGGFGGKVGNPSNGSLNSTEIFDPITNTWTEGPFLTTPRQLHKMTVLPNGDVLVVGGLSPFSPFQSVSMVELIHVTSDPYSMTVETIGDLVDSRGKQSQVVSVIAGKVIITGGERSDVTGPNPSDYYARSIDSIEIYDISSKTLSTSSAKVIRRFNHFTHALSNGEVLILGGISSRFDDNQPILRAQIYNPMTDTIRDHKNLLFGREWGSSFMFPYGKDQIIIAGGLEYRTVNGSTFDSILDTESWSESDHRFYMTGRSLNARWEGCEIQYSSTGGGMILGGRIGSILANTEEYSFE; encoded by the coding sequence ATGGGAAAGATTAGATTTCTCTTTTTCGCATTATTGATGGTATCCTGTAGAATACCATCAGGATCTAACCCATTGGATCCTTCTTCGCCAGTAAACCTAGGATTGCTTATGTTAGGTGGTGATTCTGTTGTGCAAATGGAATTTTCGTCCAATCGTGTTCAGCCTGGAGGTGTATTGTATGTTTCAACAAATCATGATTTTACAACGAAAGCAGATGGTTTAAGATTACCTATCTCCAATTCAGGAATGAATCCAATTTCACAAGTAATTCCACGAAGTAAATATTTATATGAAATTCGTATGTCACCATCAGTGACAACTGGTAAGTTCACTTTGAATTTAAAAGACTATTATCTGAATGAATCTCTTTTGGTGAATCCAGAGTCTTTTGAATTTGAGATCGATTCAAATCCTCCTTTATTACAGTTAAAAACTGGAAATAGTATTGATATTTCTGAGTTACAAACTGGCTTTTTGGATGTAGAAGCAAATGAGGAAATTGTTTGGGAAGGGAATTTATCGCAAGTAAGTCTTTCGGGGAATGCAAAAAATACCTTGGTTGTATCCGATATCATCGTCTCACAAAAAAATATTCGATTATTGTTTGCAGGGAATCCAAATGCAAATGGTGGAATTCTTACTATCAGTTTTAATGGAGTGAAGGACAAAGCTTCTAATACCCAAGGAACTATTGCAGTGCCAGTAAAGGTATTTGCATTTAAAAGTGGTCCCAATATGAACATTGCTAGACGTTCCTGTGTAGGGATGGAACTCAATGATGGGCGCAAAATGGTTTTAGGTGGTAGAGCCAAGTCGGGTGTTTTGATTAATGGGAACGGAACATTGAGTAGTACAGAATATTATAATTCTGTGACAAAAGAATTCACGTTTGCTCCCGATATGATCTACCGTCGACAGGAATTTGCAATTGTTAAACTTTTAGATGGAAGGTTCTTGGTTTCTGGTGGCTTTGGTGGCAAGGTTGGAAATCCATCGAATGGTAGTTTAAATTCCACTGAGATATTTGATCCAATTACCAATACATGGACAGAAGGACCATTCCTTACGACACCTAGACAACTTCATAAAATGACTGTATTGCCAAATGGTGATGTTTTAGTTGTAGGAGGACTTAGCCCATTTTCTCCGTTTCAATCCGTATCAATGGTGGAACTGATTCATGTCACTTCTGATCCTTACAGTATGACGGTCGAAACCATTGGTGATCTTGTTGATTCTCGTGGCAAACAATCACAGGTAGTATCGGTAATCGCAGGTAAGGTGATCATCACGGGAGGAGAAAGATCGGACGTTACTGGACCTAACCCTTCCGATTATTATGCACGTTCTATTGATAGCATTGAAATTTATGATATTAGTTCAAAAACTCTATCGACTTCCTCTGCTAAAGTAATAAGACGTTTTAATCATTTTACTCATGCATTAAGTAATGGTGAAGTTTTAATTTTAGGTGGAATCAGTTCCCGTTTTGATGACAACCAACCAATCTTGCGAGCACAGATTTATAATCCAATGACAGATACCATTCGTGACCATAAAAATCTTCTCTTTGGAAGAGAGTGGGGAAGTTCCTTTATGTTTCCATATGGTAAAGACCAAATTATCATTGCAGGTGGTTTGGAATATCGAACTGTCAATGGTAGTACCTTTGATTCAATTTTGGATACAGAATCATGGTCTGAATCTGATCATCGATTTTATATGACAGGTAGATCTTTAAATGCAAGATGGGAAGGATGCGAAATCCAATATTCTTCCACTGGTGGAGGAATGATATTAGGTGGTAGGATAGGAAGTATACTTGCAAACACGGAGGAATATAGTTTTGAATAA